A genomic window from Lycium barbarum isolate Lr01 chromosome 4, ASM1917538v2, whole genome shotgun sequence includes:
- the LOC132637770 gene encoding uncharacterized protein LOC132637770, with translation MGDWNLEFSRLCDYADMIKQTNPGSSCWVKIDKETEPGKNFFVYFYVCFQAFKQGWLDECRKIIGFDGCFLKGACKGELLVAVGKNGYNQMYPIAWAVVDIETKHSWNWFIKYLIVDLNLGNGEGLTVMSDMQKGLIPVLLELLPNAETRRCARHVWSNWHKDLAYFKFHSKCDVVETNMCETFNSWILAARHKSIITMLEEIRHKMMNRHVDMIKFAETWIDDISPMARRILEENKELSNRCHVQWNGVHGFEIRDGGFTFGVHLDKKYCDCRLWMLRGVPCPHAVCAYYYLNQDPDAHVEHWYRKETFLKAYSHFIQPITNMRMWPKTTNPSIEPPVPRKMPGRLKKKRMKDKNEPKKYGKL, from the exons ATGGGTGACTGGAATCTGGAATTTTCCCGATTATGTGACTATGCTGACATGATCAAGCAAACCAATCCAGGAAGTAGTTGTTGGGTTAAAATTGATAAGGAGACTGAACCTGGGAAAAACTTTTTTGTGTACTTCTATGTGTGCTTCCAGGCATTTAAGCAAGGCTGGTTGGATGAGTGCAGAAAAATAATAGGATTCGATGGTTGTTTTCTGAAAGGAGCTTGTAAGGGTGAGCTATTGGTAGCTGTGGGCAAGAATGGGTACAACCAAATGTATCCTATTGCCTGGGCAGTGGTGGATATAGAGACTAAACATAGCTGGAATTGGTTCATAAAGTACTTGATTGTTGATCTGAATTTGGGAAATGGTGAAGGGTTGACTGTAATGTCAGACATGCAAAAG GGACTTATTCCTGTCTTATTGGAGCTGCTGCCAAATGCTGAGACAAGGAGATGTGCTAGACATGTTTGGAGTAATTGGCACAAAGACCT GGCATATTTCAAGTTTCATTCCAAGTGTGATGTTGTGGAAACTAACATGTGTGAGACTTTTAATTCTTGGATCTTAGCTGCTAGACATAAATCTATTATCACCATGTTAGAGGAAATTAGGCATAAAATGATGAATAGGCATGTAGACATGATCAAATTTGCTGAAACTTGGATTGATGATATTTCCCCTATGGCAAGAAGAATATTGGAAGAGAACAAGGAGTTGTCTAATAGGTGTCATGTTCAATGGAATGGGGTTCATGGTTTTGAAATTAGAGATGGTGGGTTCACATTTGGTGTCCACTTGGATAAGAAATATTGTGACTGTAGGCTGTGGATGTTAAGGGGTGTTCCTTGCCCTCATGCTGTTTGTGCTTATTATTACTTGAATCAAGATCCTGATGCACATGTAGAGCATTGGTATAGGAAGGAAACATTTCTTAAGGCTTATAGCCACTTCATCCAACCTATTACCAatatgaggatgtggcctaagacTACAAACCCATCAATAGAGCCTCCAGTGCCAAGAAAAATGCCTGGGAGACtaaagaagaaaagaatgaaggATAAAAATGAGCCAAAGAAATATGGAAAGCTGTGA
- the LOC132638579 gene encoding uncharacterized protein LOC132638579, which translates to MSQNSGIVDENVICNCGNSCNVRTSRTVNNPGRRFFGCKMPKDKGGCGYFKWIDLSPEVELLKEKLKEVEEERDTLKYKMKELGGKYDSLKQKLKEIKEERDCAKAKFNRLVVVVLCFLLAKIIVG; encoded by the exons ATGTCACAAAATTCAGGGATTGTAGATGAAAATGTTATTTGTAATTGTGGTAATTCTTGTAATGTAAGAACTTCGAGAACAGTTAACAACCCAGGTCGTAGATTCTTTGGTTGCAAGATGCCAAAA GATAAGGGTGGATGTGGCTATTTTAAATGGATTGATCTATCTCCAGAGGTTGAGCTTTTGAAGGAGAAGCTTAAAGAGGTTGAAGAAGAGAGGGatacattgaaatataaaatgaaggaacttggaggcaagtatgattcattGAAACAAAAATTGAAGGAAATTAAGGAAGAGAGGGACTGTGCAAAAGCCAAATTCAACAGGCTTGTCGTTGTTGTTCTATGTTTTTTACTTGCAAAAATTATCGTTGGGTAG